The genomic segment TGCTTTTTGCATGCAAAGCATGGCACCTAATCCTTCGGGATGTGTTCCTGTAAGATGATAAGCATCAGCGGCCATGCCACCACCCGCCATTTCAGCGTAAATCGGAGCATTTCGTTTCAAAGCATGTTCTAATTCTTCGAGCACCAACGCTCCGGCTCCTTCGCCAATAACAAATCCATCCCGGGTTTCATCAAAAGGGCGCGAAGCACCCTGAGGATCGTCATTTCGCTTTGATAGAGCCTGTGACGAATTGAATCCTCCTACTGAAGATTCGGTAATAGCCGCTTCGGAACCTCCACAAATCATAATTGAGGCTTTCCCCAACCTAATAGTATCAAAAGCATTAATGATTGCTGTATTAGAAGATGCACAGGCCGAAACTGTTGCATAATTTGGGCCAAGCAATCCGTTACGGATAGAAATAACCCCGGCTGCAATGTTCACAATCATTTTAGGGATTAGAAAAGGACTGAAACGAGGAGTGCCATTTCCGGTATGATATTCTTTTAATTCTTTCTCAAAGGTGGAGATCCCCCCATTTCCCGAGGCCCAGATTACACCTGATTCAGCTCGCCCGATTTTGTTTAAAACACTAAAATCTAAATTGGAATCTCGTATAGCTTGATCTGAGGCAGCAATAGCGTATTGTGTGAATAGGTCGTACGAACGAAGTTCTTTCCGATCTAGAAATTCTTCGGCGTGGAAGTCTTTCACTTCACATCCAAACTGTGTTTTAAATTTGCTGCTATTAAATTTAGTTAACGGACCGGCTCCGCTCTTGCCTTGTACTATGTTTTTCCAGAATTCATTAACATTATTTCCTAAAGGAGTAATTGCTCCTAATCCAGTTATTACTACTCGTTTCAGTTTCATTTATTGATTTTATTTTAATATACCGATTGGTATATTAATAGTTAAAAAATTATAGTTGATGAATGTAATCTTGAAGAGATTTCATCGCAAATTGAATATATTTCTGATTGTCGGTAAGTTTTCGTATCATAATGGCTCCCTCTAATGAAGCCAGAATGCTGATGGCAACCTGTTCGGTGTTCAGTCCGGATTTAAATTCGCCGGTCTCCATGCCATTCTCTAATATATCGGCAATTTTATCTTTCCAAGCTAACAATGCTTTTTGTGCACGTTGTTTCAGTAAGGGATGCGTATCATCTGACTCTACAGCTGTATTCAGTATCGGACAGCCTCCCCGGGGAAATTTCCTTTCCGAAAAATTGCTTAGTACGTCAGTATAAACCAATAATTTGTCGCGGAAACTTGTCTTTTTTGCCATTTCGGCAGAGAAGAGATGGTTCATTATTTGCAGATTAAATTTAAAAGCTTCCATGGCTACTTCATCTTTATTCTTGAAGTTACCGTAAATGCTTCCTTTGGTTAATCCAGTGACACTTGTCATATCGTTCAACGAAGTTCCCGAAAAACCTTTAGTATTGAAGATTTCGGCTGTCCGTTCAATGATTAGTTCCTTTGTTTTATCTGCTTTTGACATTATGCATTTATATTATGTTGCAAAGATAAGCAAAGTATTATACCAATCGGTATATTTTTAAATATAATTAATAATATAAGAGAATATAGCTTCTTTCATGAGTTGAAATCTTTCTAAAATATAAAATGATAGAGATCAAAATGGTTTCTTGCTATCTTATTTGTATCTTTGGCGCATCATTTCAATAATAAGGTAATTTGTATTATTAACCTGTAAAAAAAAGTAAAAAGTAGTATGTTTTCAGGAATAGTAGAAGAATACGCAGAAGTCGTATCATTGGTGAAAGATCAGGAAAACCTTCACCTCACCATGAAGTGTTCGTTTGTTAATGAATTGAAAATAGATCAGAGCATATCCCACAATGGCGTTTGCCTTACAGTAGTGAGCAAAACGGCAGATACGTATACTACGACTGCTATGAAAGAGACTATTGATTGCTCAAACATCGGATTGCTCAAGGTGGGGGACAAGGTGAATGTGGAAAGAAGCATGATGATGAACGGTCGGCTCGACGGGCATATAGTTCAGGGACATGTGGATCAGACGGTCACTTGCATAGGCATAACGGATGCTGAAGGGAGCTGGTATTTTACTTTTAAATATGCTTTCGATAAAGAAATGGCTAAACGTGGATATGTTACTGTAGATAAAGGATCGGTCACCGTGAATGGTGTGAGCCTTACAGTGTGCAATCCTACAGATGATACGTTCCAAGTCGCCATTATTCCTTATACCTACGAGCATACAAACTTCCATGCTTTAGAAATAGGGAGCGTTGTGAATGTGGAATTTGATATTATAGGTAAATACATTAGTAGAATGATAGCATTATGAATGATTTCCTGAAGCTGGTTCTTGCCCGTCAGAGTGACAGGGCGTTTGATAAAAAACGTGCTATAGAGCCTGAAAAGCTTGAGTATATTCTTGAAGCAGCTCGCCTTGCGCCTTCGGCCTGCAATGCTCAGCCATGGAAGTTTGTAGTGGTAACGGATAGAGAATTGGCTGTAAAAGTCGGGAAGGCGGCAGCGGGCTTGGGAATGAATAAGTTTGCTAAAGATGCACCTGTACACATTTTGGTAGTCGAAGATTCGGCGAATATTTCTTCCATACTGGGTGGGAAAATAAAAAACAAACATTTCCCACTTATCGATTTAGGCATAGTGACTGCTCATATTATTCTTGCTGCCGAAAGTGAAGGGCTTGGTTCTTGTGTGCTTGGCTGGCTCGATGAAGAAGAGGTGAAGTCTCTTACAGGCATTCCGGCTTCAAAACGGTTGTTGCTGGATATTGTTATTGGCTACCCGATGAAGGAAAAGCGGAAGAAAATTCGTAAATCGATTGAAAAAATCATTTCCTATAATCATTATTGATGAAAAGTGGGGCCAGTTAAGGAGGTAGTTATTAAAGATCTTTTAGCAACACTTGACTGGCGCTTTTGTAAAGTTGTTCCCTTGATTCCATTAAGGCTTTCCATTGTCCTACAAATTCTTCTTTATCGACTTTAAAATCTTCGGACCCGAAAGTATCAAGCTTATCTAGCAACAAGGCTACATTGAGCTGATTAATGTCTATTGAGGTTTGATAAGCAATGTCTTCACTTTTATGATCTGTCACTATTTCATGAATGAGATTAATCTCTTGCAATTGATAGAGTATCTGGTTGGTTAGTCTGATTGGGATGTGGTGTTCTGCCGAAAGCTCTTCGGCTGTATAAGGTGGTTTGTTGTTCGCAAATCGTTTGGTTACGAGAGACATAATGAGAATAGCAATAAAATCATGATAGCGACGACTGATATTGCGAGTGTCTTTATCAAAGCTAAAGTATTGTATGTTTTGTCCGGCATACGTTAGTTCTGCTCCGAAAAGGCAAATAGTCCAAGATATCTGAAGCCATAACAAAAACATAGGGATAGCGGCAAAGCTACCATAGATAGCATTGTATCTCGATACCCATAACTGGCTGCCTATATATAGAAATTGGAAAGCCTGATAAGCTGTTCCGATGAGAATACCTGATATCAGTGCATGTTTCAATTTTACTTTTGTGTTAGGCATGAAAATATAAAGAGCTGTAAACATGAACCAAGTGAGTACAAAAGGAATAAGGCGCACTAAAAACTTCAGAATAGGAGCCAACACTACAAAATTATCCATTCCTTTGAGTGCAGTGCTCATAAAGATGGATAATCCTCCTGAAACAACAATTAGAATGGGCAACAAAAGGAACATGGAGAAGTAGTCTGTTATTTTTCGATACATACTACGAGGTTTCTTTATCTGCCAGATGCGGTTAAATGTGCGTTCGATGTTGCTGGTAAGGTTAACCACTGTCCACAGTAAAAGAACTAACCCCACACCGATGAAAACGCCACTTTTAGTTTGCGACAGATAAGAATTGACAAACTGAAGAAGTACTTCCGTGGTATCGCTGGCTCCCCCCAGACCGTGGCGCACCTGGTGTTCCATTAGATTGGAGAAACCGAAGCCACGGGCAATGGCAAACAATATGGCCAGAATGGGAACGATGGATAGCAAGGTACTGTAAGTTAGCGCCGAAGCTTTATTCACAATTCGATCTTTTGAAAAGCGATTTACGCATAGATAAATCGTTTTTATAATGGTATAAAGTGAGAACTTTGTCTTTGTAACTTCGCTTTCCGTTATACGCCAGATGTCGTATGTCAAAAATTCCCAGATAAAGTTTATTTTTTTATTCATGAGTAATAGTCTTTTTGAAAGATTGCACTATAATGAATGGGTCCTTTCTGTAGTATATAAAAAAAGCAGTCAGCCTGTAAGCCGGGTTCTGTACTCTAATGAATAGGGTGTCTGTCATTTATCTGAGTGATGTGTTACCAAATCACTTTAGCGGTCTACCCTCCAACATGGAGCGAGCAACTCTCATAATGTCGGTATACATGACCTTACAACTCCTAAGATGCACAGCCCGTCGTGTCACCACGCGGCTGGTGGGCTCTTACCCCGCCTTCTCACCCTTACTGCTTCCCGACGGAAGTAGCGGTTTTTTTCTTCTGCATTACTCTACCCTCGCGGACAGCTTTCTGTTAGGAAGTAGGATGCTCTGTGTTGCCCGGACTTTCCTCTTGCGAAAATGCAAGCGACAAACCAGCCAACTGCTTTCTATTGCAAAAGTAAACAAATTTTCGGAGATGTAAGCAAGTTAATCTTCTGATTTTGTTTCTTTTCGTTTAGAACTGGGCCATAGAGCTTATTCTTTTTGTTAGCAATTTCCTAATTATTCTAAAAAAATGTATCGCAAATTGAATAATTATCTATCTTTGCTATTGCATAACCCCCAAATCTTTTTGTAATGAAGAAAAATATTCCCCTCTTATTACTGTTGTTGGCAGTGTCTGCTTGTGTTGGTACCGCAGACAAAAATGAAAAAAAACTACCCGGAGAAATTACTGAATTAGCCGATAGTGTGCGTAAACAGTTTATTCCCGATAAACGTGTTGCAGTGCTTGACGCTGACTATGTTGTATCTGCAAAGCATGTTCTATTGAAGGGCGTCACTACATCTGCTGAAGCAAAATCGGCTTTGCTATCGGGGTTAAAGAAAGAGAAATATCAGGTAACCGACAGCCTGCTATTATTGCCCGATAGTGCAGGGCTTGAAGGAAAAGTTTTCGGTATTGTTGATTTATCAGTATGTAATTTGCGTGCAGAACCCGATTTCTCTTCAGAGATGACAACACAGGCATTATTGGGAATGCCGGTAAAAGTGTTACAGAGTGATGGCTGGCTTCGTATTCAGACTCCTGATAATTATATTGCGTGGGTACATAGAGCAGGTGTCTATTCTGTCACCAAGCAAGAATACGATGCATGGAACAGAACCGATAAAATTGTGGTCACTGCCCACTACGGATTTACTTATCAAAAACCGGATGACACTTCTCAATCGGTGTCGGATGTAGTAGCTGGTAATCGTTTGAAATGGGAAGGTACTGAAGGCAGCTATTATAAAGTAGTCTATCCGGATGGACGGCAGGCATATATTGCTAAATCTCTTTCTATGCCTGAAAAAGAATGGAAGGCGACGGTTAAGCAAGATGCGTCAAGTATTATTCGTACGGCTTATACGTTGATGGGAGTACCTTATCTTTGGGCAGGAATGTCTTCAAAGGGTGCCGATTGTAGCGGTTTTGTGCGTAATGTTTTATTTATG from the uncultured Bacteroides sp. genome contains:
- the fabF gene encoding beta-ketoacyl-ACP synthase II, whose product is MKLKRVVITGLGAITPLGNNVNEFWKNIVQGKSGAGPLTKFNSSKFKTQFGCEVKDFHAEEFLDRKELRSYDLFTQYAIAASDQAIRDSNLDFSVLNKIGRAESGVIWASGNGGISTFEKELKEYHTGNGTPRFSPFLIPKMIVNIAAGVISIRNGLLGPNYATVSACASSNTAIINAFDTIRLGKASIMICGGSEAAITESSVGGFNSSQALSKRNDDPQGASRPFDETRDGFVIGEGAGALVLEELEHALKRNAPIYAEMAGGGMAADAYHLTGTHPEGLGAMLCMQKALEDACIKPAEISYINAHATSTSVGDISELIGIKRVFDGQIIKITGTKSMTGHLLGAAGAVESIISILSLRDNIIPATINTQHPDKNIPKGVDLILQHSRYEQVNYVLNNTFGFGGHTASSIFKKYK
- a CDS encoding TetR/AcrR family transcriptional regulator produces the protein MSKADKTKELIIERTAEIFNTKGFSGTSLNDMTSVTGLTKGSIYGNFKNKDEVAMEAFKFNLQIMNHLFSAEMAKKTSFRDKLLVYTDVLSNFSERKFPRGGCPILNTAVESDDTHPLLKQRAQKALLAWKDKIADILENGMETGEFKSGLNTEQVAISILASLEGAIMIRKLTDNQKYIQFAMKSLQDYIHQL
- a CDS encoding riboflavin synthase — encoded protein: MFSGIVEEYAEVVSLVKDQENLHLTMKCSFVNELKIDQSISHNGVCLTVVSKTADTYTTTAMKETIDCSNIGLLKVGDKVNVERSMMMNGRLDGHIVQGHVDQTVTCIGITDAEGSWYFTFKYAFDKEMAKRGYVTVDKGSVTVNGVSLTVCNPTDDTFQVAIIPYTYEHTNFHALEIGSVVNVEFDIIGKYISRMIAL
- a CDS encoding nitroreductase family protein; amino-acid sequence: MNDFLKLVLARQSDRAFDKKRAIEPEKLEYILEAARLAPSACNAQPWKFVVVTDRELAVKVGKAAAGLGMNKFAKDAPVHILVVEDSANISSILGGKIKNKHFPLIDLGIVTAHIILAAESEGLGSCVLGWLDEEEVKSLTGIPASKRLLLDIVIGYPMKEKRKKIRKSIEKIISYNHY
- a CDS encoding YihY/virulence factor BrkB family protein, whose translation is MNKKINFIWEFLTYDIWRITESEVTKTKFSLYTIIKTIYLCVNRFSKDRIVNKASALTYSTLLSIVPILAILFAIARGFGFSNLMEHQVRHGLGGASDTTEVLLQFVNSYLSQTKSGVFIGVGLVLLLWTVVNLTSNIERTFNRIWQIKKPRSMYRKITDYFSMFLLLPILIVVSGGLSIFMSTALKGMDNFVVLAPILKFLVRLIPFVLTWFMFTALYIFMPNTKVKLKHALISGILIGTAYQAFQFLYIGSQLWVSRYNAIYGSFAAIPMFLLWLQISWTICLFGAELTYAGQNIQYFSFDKDTRNISRRYHDFIAILIMSLVTKRFANNKPPYTAEELSAEHHIPIRLTNQILYQLQEINLIHEIVTDHKSEDIAYQTSIDINQLNVALLLDKLDTFGSEDFKVDKEEFVGQWKALMESREQLYKSASQVLLKDL
- a CDS encoding C40 family peptidase; translated protein: MKKNIPLLLLLLAVSACVGTADKNEKKLPGEITELADSVRKQFIPDKRVAVLDADYVVSAKHVLLKGVTTSAEAKSALLSGLKKEKYQVTDSLLLLPDSAGLEGKVFGIVDLSVCNLRAEPDFSSEMTTQALLGMPVKVLQSDGWLRIQTPDNYIAWVHRAGVYSVTKQEYDAWNRTDKIVVTAHYGFTYQKPDDTSQSVSDVVAGNRLKWEGTEGSYYKVVYPDGRQAYIAKSLSMPEKEWKATVKQDASSIIRTAYTLMGVPYLWAGMSSKGADCSGFVRNVLFMHNIIIPRDASQQAYVGQHIDIAPDFGNVQPGDLIFFGHKATIQRKEHVSHVAIYIGNKKFIHSLGDVHVSSFNPVDKDYDEYDLNRMLFAVRILNGIGTPGINTTDTNPYYNN